Part of the Geobacter pickeringii genome, CCGGTGCCGCCCGCCGTCAGATTGCCGACGGAGATGACCGGCCGGTCGAGACGCCTGGTCGGCAGCACTCCCCGTGCGTACGCCGCGGCGCGCAGCTGCACCCCCGAGGAGTACACGACGGAGAGAGGGGCAAGGCATGCAAGAAGGGCCCGGTCGGCAAGACCGGTCCGCCTCCCCCCGAGCAGTTCCCGAAGATACCCGTTACCCCCCATGGCTCACCCCTCGTGTCCCAGGATGCGGGAAATAACGTCGAGGTGCCGCTCCGTCCCCCCGCCACACGCCGCCATGAGAGCGAGCCCCCCCTCTCCGAGCTGCCGGCGGCGCCCGGCGTCGTCGAACAGGAGCTGGAGCCGCCCCCTCAACTCCTCACCATTGGCCGCACGTTCGCCGGCACCGTACTGGAGTACGAGGGAGGTGATCTCGCGGAAATTTTCAGTATGGGGACCGAAGAGCAGCGGAACGCCGCACGATGCTGGTTCCAGCAGGTTGTGGCCACCGTTGGGAACGAGACTTCCGCCGACAAACACCACATCCGCCAGACGGTAAAACGTCATCAGTTCGCCGACCGTATCGACCACGAGGAGCGCATCGGAAGGGAGTGTCGCCGGCGCCTCGGCCAGTCGGGAACGGAGCACCGGCTTGAAGCCCCGGGCCCGGACCAGTTCCGCCACCTCCCCTGCCCGCTCGGGGTGGCGGGGGACAAGCACCATGACGGAAGTCGGGTGGCACTGGAGGGAGGAAACAAAGGCGTTGAGGAGCAGTTCCTCCTCGCCGGGATGGGTGCTCCCCGCCACAAAGACGAGGGAATCGGCAGGAATGCCGAAACGGGACCTCAACGCGTATTTGTCGGCCGGTGCAACGGCTGCAGCCGGCAGATCGTACTTCAGGTTCCCGGTGGCGTGAACCGTATCGGAGGGCGCCCCGATGGCGACGATCCGGCGGGCATCCTCCACGCTCTGCATGCAGAGGGCGGCCATCCCCGAGAGGAGTGGCCGGAAGAACCAGGAGAGCTTCCGATACCGCCCGAAGGAGCGATCGGAAATCCGGCCGTTTGCCAGAATCACCGGAATGCCGCGGCGACGGGCGGCCCTCAGGAACGCCGGCCAGATCTCGGTTTCGACGATGACGACGAGGGAGGGAGCAATGGCACACAGTGACCGGCCCACCGCGAGACGGCAGTCGAAGGGGAAATAGATGGCGAGGTCTACATCGGAAAGTCCCGCCGCAATGCGCCGTCCCGTTTCCGTGCCGTTGGAAAGGACGATGGCGTGGTGGGGGAAGCGTTTCCGAAGCTCCCGCAGAAGCGGCTTTGCCGCTATCGTCTCACCGACAGAAACAGCATGAACCCAGATGCTCTTTTTCCCGGCGAGAAGCTTCCGTTTCTCCTGACGGATGAAACCGAACCGCTCGCCGAAGTCCGCGAGGCTCCGCCCCCGCTTCAGCGCCCGGTAGAGATGGAACGGCACGATGAGCGGCATGAGCAGGGCAAACAGTATGTCGTACACGAGCGCTACCATGAGTGGCACCGGAGAGGGGGTATGCTACGCCGAGAACTGCATGTCGTAGAGTTTGCGGTAGAGGCCGCCGCGGACCAGGAGCTCGTCGTTGGTCCCCACCTCCACCATCTCCCCCTTGTCGATGACCACGATCCGGTCCGCATGGAGCACGGTGGAGAGCCGGTGGGCAATGACGAGGGTGGTCCGGTTCTTCATGAGATTGGCGAGGGCCTGCTGCACCATGTGCTCGCTCTCGGTATCCAGGGCGCTGGTGGCCTCGTCCAGGAGGAGGATCGGCGCATTTTTGAGAATAGCCCGGGCGATGCAGAGACGCTGACGCTGGCCGCCGGAGAGCCGCACCCCCCGGTCGCCGATGGAGGTCTCGTACCCGTCCGGCATCTCCATGATGAAGTCGTGGGCAAAGGCGGCGCGGGCAGCCTGTATCACATCCTCCATGGGGGCATCGGAGCGCCCGAGGCGGATGTTATTGGCGATGGTATCGTTGAAGAGGATCGTCTCCTGATCCACCAGGGCGATCTGGCGCAGGAGGTCATCCAGACGCAGCCGCCGCACGTCGCTCCCGTCGATGAGGACCGCGCCGCCGGTCACATCGTAGAAGCGCGGGATGAGTGACATGACGGTCGTCTTTCCCGCCCCGGAGGGGCCCACCAGTGCCACCACCTCCCCCCTCGTGGCCGAGAGCGATACGTTGCGGAGAACCTCTTCGTCGTCGTAGCGGAACGAAACGTTCCGCAGTTCCACGTCGCCCCGCGCCGTCCCCATCTCCAGAGGATCGGCCGGGTCCTCGATCTCCGCCTTGCGGTCGATCACCTCGAAGACCCGCTCCGCTGCCCCCACGGCCTGCTGGACGGTGTTGTAGGAGCTGAGCAACTTCTTCACCGGCCCATAGAGCATCACCATGGCGGTCAGAAAGGAGAAGAATTCGGATGCGGACATCCGGCCGCTCATGACCTGGCTGCCGCCGAACCAGATCACCCCCGCTACCCCGAGGGACGTGATGATCTCCATGATCGGCGTGTGGAGCGACTCGTACTTGATACTCTTCCGGAGAAAGTGATAGAGGCCGAGGTTCGTCCGGCTGAACTTCTCAACGGAGCTCTGTTCGAGGCGGAAGGCCTTGACCACCTTGACCCCGGTGAAGGTCTCCTGGAGGATGCTCGTGATCTCCCCCATCTGACCGAGGGACTGCTTGGCCAGGTTCTTCATCCGTTTGCCGATCTTCT contains:
- the msbA gene encoding lipid A export permease/ATP-binding protein MsbA, which translates into the protein METFKRILQYSKPYWGRIVISMVASLCVGGTDAAIAWMVEPLLKKIFADKDMTIFIFLPVAVMVVFIFRGVARFIQGYYISTAGQLAIQDIRNEVYRKHMELSLRYFTVNPAGVLMSRVMSDVGQMQSGVANVVTGLLRDGVTAIGLLGVIFYRNWQLALITFIVLPLTALPAQKIGKRMKNLAKQSLGQMGEITSILQETFTGVKVVKAFRLEQSSVEKFSRTNLGLYHFLRKSIKYESLHTPIMEIITSLGVAGVIWFGGSQVMSGRMSASEFFSFLTAMVMLYGPVKKLLSSYNTVQQAVGAAERVFEVIDRKAEIEDPADPLEMGTARGDVELRNVSFRYDDEEVLRNVSLSATRGEVVALVGPSGAGKTTVMSLIPRFYDVTGGAVLIDGSDVRRLRLDDLLRQIALVDQETILFNDTIANNIRLGRSDAPMEDVIQAARAAFAHDFIMEMPDGYETSIGDRGVRLSGGQRQRLCIARAILKNAPILLLDEATSALDTESEHMVQQALANLMKNRTTLVIAHRLSTVLHADRIVVIDKGEMVEVGTNDELLVRGGLYRKLYDMQFSA
- a CDS encoding 3-deoxy-D-manno-octulosonic acid transferase codes for the protein MVALVYDILFALLMPLIVPFHLYRALKRGRSLADFGERFGFIRQEKRKLLAGKKSIWVHAVSVGETIAAKPLLRELRKRFPHHAIVLSNGTETGRRIAAGLSDVDLAIYFPFDCRLAVGRSLCAIAPSLVVIVETEIWPAFLRAARRRGIPVILANGRISDRSFGRYRKLSWFFRPLLSGMAALCMQSVEDARRIVAIGAPSDTVHATGNLKYDLPAAAVAPADKYALRSRFGIPADSLVFVAGSTHPGEEELLLNAFVSSLQCHPTSVMVLVPRHPERAGEVAELVRARGFKPVLRSRLAEAPATLPSDALLVVDTVGELMTFYRLADVVFVGGSLVPNGGHNLLEPASCGVPLLFGPHTENFREITSLVLQYGAGERAANGEELRGRLQLLFDDAGRRRQLGEGGLALMAACGGGTERHLDVISRILGHEG